Proteins from a genomic interval of Pseudomonas versuta:
- a CDS encoding TorF family putative porin: MNAVSVFILAGLALSPVLSAQAVELNDQFSLVITPTLVSDYRANGLSQTKGDPAAQLAITLSHASGLYAGIWTSNVNFGHGSKARQEIEYYGGYAWQISDSISLDTFYTRYEFARESGYNQSDVQTVLDVYGVLLGGKYVTNMQGPGYEDENGEFHKGKKDEDLSTFFIGYHTLLPAEFGLQVRYEYVDYKDDVFFSDSGKGRADYTDWEIKLTRDFVGVSWGLSYIDTSLSKTECQSYTGYDDVCGATLLASASKTF; the protein is encoded by the coding sequence ATGAACGCAGTGTCTGTCTTCATACTTGCCGGTCTGGCCCTGTCGCCTGTGCTCAGCGCACAGGCGGTAGAACTGAACGATCAGTTTTCCCTGGTGATCACCCCCACGCTGGTCAGTGATTACCGTGCCAACGGGCTCTCACAAACCAAGGGCGATCCCGCCGCGCAACTGGCCATCACACTCAGCCACGCCAGTGGTTTGTACGCCGGTATCTGGACCTCCAATGTCAATTTCGGCCATGGCTCAAAAGCGCGTCAGGAAATCGAGTACTACGGGGGCTACGCCTGGCAAATCAGCGACAGCATCAGCCTGGATACTTTCTACACCCGTTACGAATTTGCGCGTGAAAGCGGCTACAACCAGAGCGACGTGCAGACCGTGCTGGATGTGTACGGTGTATTGCTGGGGGGCAAATACGTCACCAACATGCAAGGCCCTGGCTACGAGGACGAGAACGGCGAATTCCATAAAGGTAAAAAAGACGAGGACTTGTCGACGTTCTTCATCGGTTATCACACCTTGCTACCCGCAGAGTTCGGTTTGCAGGTGCGTTATGAATATGTGGACTACAAGGATGATGTTTTTTTCAGCGACAGTGGAAAGGGGCGGGCGGACTACACCGATTGGGAAATCAAACTCACTCGCGACTTTGTCGGCGTCAGCTGGGGACTGAGCTACATCGACACCAGCCTGTCGAAAACCGAGTGCCAGAGCTACACCGGTTATGACGATGTGTGCGGCGCAACCCTGCTGGCCAGCGCCAGTAAAACGTTCTAA
- a CDS encoding amidohydrolase, producing the protein MKRFTPCVLAALFALPSLQALAAADLVFTNGKVFTGVPGQPLANAVAVENGKIIKVGSDSEIQALADSGTQRVDLAGKVLMPGMIDTHSHPVIAGLDSLGANLLDEEKPLPELEQWIIEQDKAGTARSGDVINIAGVSSAYWEQARELGKIFNHGRWADQPLVLSGIDGHTGWANNAMLKRAKIDAALVKSLPANEQGYVGHEADFTPTGFFAESRWDQVRGQIPPASPEVMLKAAREAVRVNNQYGVTAWMDAASNAGAGDSLFDFTATEQSLGVLPLYRQLAENGELTAHVAALMLTNSKSKPADLEVLARVMKQFEGVPNLTFPGIKVFADGILEYPGQTAAVIVPYKNSNKKGELLIDPAHFGELVVAAEKRGWIVHMHAVGDRAVRESLNGFEYARKLNPAPVAHSISHLQLVSPKEFPRFAQLGVIASMQLLWAIEESYTIDLVKPYISAFAYGYQYPAKSLQDAGAMIAGASDWPVSSPNPWNAIGQAVTRDGPMGVLNAKERVDRQTMFYAYTSNAAKTLGLDEQIGSLVPGKQADLIILDRDVFNVGDHELFDTKVLKTYFGGKQVNAPEA; encoded by the coding sequence ATGAAGCGATTCACTCCCTGTGTGCTGGCTGCGCTGTTTGCGCTCCCGTCGTTGCAGGCCCTGGCCGCAGCCGACCTGGTGTTCACCAATGGCAAGGTGTTTACCGGCGTGCCGGGCCAGCCACTGGCCAACGCTGTGGCGGTGGAAAACGGCAAGATCATCAAGGTGGGCAGCGATTCCGAAATCCAGGCATTGGCCGACAGCGGGACCCAGCGTGTCGATCTGGCTGGCAAGGTGCTGATGCCGGGGATGATTGATACCCACAGCCACCCCGTTATCGCGGGTCTGGACAGTCTTGGGGCGAATCTGCTCGACGAAGAAAAACCGCTGCCCGAACTTGAGCAATGGATTATCGAGCAAGACAAGGCGGGGACGGCGCGGTCGGGGGATGTGATCAATATTGCCGGGGTCAGTTCGGCTTACTGGGAACAGGCCCGTGAGCTGGGGAAGATTTTCAATCACGGCCGTTGGGCCGACCAGCCGCTGGTCTTGAGCGGTATCGACGGGCATACCGGCTGGGCCAATAACGCGATGCTCAAGCGCGCAAAAATTGATGCCGCACTGGTCAAAAGTCTGCCAGCCAACGAGCAGGGCTATGTGGGTCATGAAGCAGACTTCACTCCAACCGGTTTTTTTGCCGAGTCGCGCTGGGACCAGGTGCGGGGCCAGATTCCCCCGGCTAGCCCCGAAGTGATGCTCAAGGCCGCCCGCGAGGCGGTGAGGGTCAACAATCAATACGGCGTGACCGCCTGGATGGACGCTGCCTCGAACGCTGGAGCGGGCGACTCGTTGTTTGACTTCACCGCTACCGAGCAAAGCCTGGGGGTACTGCCGCTTTATCGACAGCTTGCAGAAAATGGCGAACTGACTGCGCACGTCGCGGCACTGATGCTCACCAACTCCAAAAGCAAGCCTGCCGATCTTGAAGTGCTGGCCCGGGTCATGAAGCAGTTCGAAGGTGTACCCAACCTGACATTCCCCGGTATCAAGGTGTTTGCCGATGGCATTCTGGAGTACCCGGGGCAAACCGCAGCCGTCATCGTGCCGTACAAAAACAGCAACAAAAAGGGTGAGTTGCTGATCGATCCGGCGCACTTCGGTGAACTTGTGGTCGCGGCTGAAAAGCGTGGCTGGATCGTCCATATGCACGCAGTCGGTGACCGCGCGGTACGTGAGTCACTCAACGGCTTTGAGTATGCGCGCAAGCTCAATCCGGCTCCGGTCGCCCACAGCATCAGCCACCTGCAGCTGGTCAGTCCTAAAGAGTTTCCACGCTTTGCCCAGCTCGGGGTGATCGCCTCGATGCAACTGCTGTGGGCCATAGAAGAGAGCTACACCATTGACTTGGTCAAGCCCTATATCAGCGCCTTCGCTTATGGCTATCAGTACCCGGCCAAATCCCTGCAGGACGCGGGTGCGATGATTGCCGGTGCCAGTGACTGGCCGGTATCGAGCCCGAACCCGTGGAACGCCATTGGCCAGGCCGTTACTCGCGACGGGCCCATGGGTGTGCTCAATGCCAAAGAAAGAGTCGATCGTCAGACCATGTTTTATGCCTATACCTCCAACGCTGCCAAAACCCTGGGGCTGGATGAGCAGATCGGTTCGTTGGTGCCCGGCAAGCAGGCTGACCTGATCATTCTCGATCGTGACGTATTCAACGTCGGCGACCACGAATTGTTCGATACCAAAGTGCTGAAAACATACTTCGGCGGTAAGCAGGTAAACGCCCCCGAAGCCTGA
- a CDS encoding FadR/GntR family transcriptional regulator: MENPNDVPRLPRKRRSLAQELVTVLSEQIRDGLLKRGDKLPTESAIMQAHGVSRTVVREAISRLQAAGQVETRHGIGTFVLDTPSPSGFRIDPATVVTLRDVLAILELRISLEVESAGLAAQRRNDEQLAAMRAALDALNENTARDGDAVASDFQFHLQIALSTGNRYFTDIMTHLGTSIIPRTRLNSASLAHDDQRQYMNRLSREHEEIYTAIARQDSDAARAAMRLHLTNSRERLRHAHEEAEAHG; the protein is encoded by the coding sequence ATGGAAAACCCAAACGACGTCCCCCGCCTTCCTCGAAAACGCCGCAGCCTCGCGCAGGAGTTGGTGACGGTGCTGTCCGAGCAGATTCGTGACGGCCTGCTCAAACGAGGCGACAAGCTGCCCACCGAATCCGCGATCATGCAAGCCCATGGTGTGAGCCGCACAGTAGTGCGTGAAGCAATTTCCCGGTTGCAGGCTGCAGGTCAGGTCGAGACCCGGCATGGCATCGGCACCTTTGTGCTGGATACGCCAAGCCCGAGCGGTTTTCGTATAGATCCGGCCACTGTGGTCACTCTGCGTGACGTGCTGGCGATTCTTGAACTGCGTATCAGCCTGGAAGTCGAGTCAGCGGGGCTGGCCGCTCAGCGCCGCAACGACGAGCAATTGGCCGCGATGCGTGCGGCACTGGATGCCCTGAACGAAAATACCGCCCGTGACGGCGATGCGGTGGCCTCGGATTTCCAGTTTCATTTGCAGATTGCACTGTCGACGGGCAACCGCTACTTCACCGACATCATGACGCACCTGGGCACCAGCATCATCCCGCGCACCCGTCTCAACTCCGCCAGCCTGGCCCATGATGACCAGCGCCAGTACATGAATCGCCTGAGCCGTGAGCACGAAGAAATCTACACCGCCATTGCCCGCCAGGATTCGGACGCTGCCCGGGCCGCCATGCGCCTGCACCTGACCAACAGTCGCGAACGCCTGCGCCACGCCCACGAAGAAGCCGAAGCGCACGGCTGA
- a CDS encoding NAD(P)/FAD-dependent oxidoreductase produces the protein MTSMLSLPQTYYSATRNQQLTCPVLEGQAEADVCIIGAGFTGLNTAIELAERGHSVIVLEAQQIAWGASGRNGGQLIRGVGHDLDAHEKTIGREGVRVLEQLGLDAVDLVRQRIEKHGIDCDLRWGFCELANTARHVENLMAEQESLHRLGYRHKVELIGRADMHRVVGSDRYLGGLTDQGSGHLHPLNLALGEARVAQQLGVRLYENSAATRIGYGPQIRVHTASGTVKANTLVLAGNAHLGDLEPALSGKVLAAASYVIATEPLSEELARTLIPDNRALCDQRVGLDYYRLSADRRLLFGGACHYSGRTLQDIAGYMRPKMLDVFAQLAGKRIDFQWSGMIGIGANRLPQIGRLQAHPNVFYAQAYAGHGINTTHMAARLVAQAISLEQSTGFELFGRVPHMTFPGGKHLRSPLLALGMLWYRLKEIAGH, from the coding sequence ATGACGTCCATGCTGTCTTTACCGCAAACCTATTACAGCGCCACCCGCAACCAGCAGCTCACTTGCCCGGTACTTGAGGGGCAGGCCGAGGCGGACGTGTGCATCATCGGCGCGGGTTTCACCGGGTTGAATACCGCGATTGAACTGGCTGAGCGCGGCCATTCGGTGATCGTGCTCGAGGCGCAGCAAATTGCCTGGGGCGCCAGCGGCCGCAACGGCGGGCAGTTGATTCGCGGGGTTGGTCACGATCTTGATGCGCACGAAAAAACCATCGGCCGCGAAGGTGTCAGAGTGCTGGAACAACTGGGGCTCGACGCGGTGGACCTGGTGCGTCAGCGCATCGAAAAACATGGGATCGACTGTGACTTGCGCTGGGGCTTCTGCGAGCTGGCCAACACCGCGCGCCATGTTGAAAACCTGATGGCCGAGCAGGAGTCGCTGCACAGGCTGGGGTACCGGCACAAGGTCGAGTTGATCGGGCGTGCCGACATGCACCGGGTGGTGGGTTCTGATCGCTACCTGGGCGGGCTGACGGATCAAGGCTCGGGGCACTTGCATCCGCTCAATCTGGCATTGGGTGAAGCCCGGGTGGCTCAGCAGTTGGGAGTCCGGTTGTACGAGAACAGTGCGGCCACCCGGATCGGATATGGCCCGCAGATTCGGGTCCATACCGCCAGCGGCACGGTCAAGGCCAACACCCTGGTACTCGCCGGCAATGCCCATCTGGGCGATCTGGAACCGGCGCTCAGTGGCAAGGTGCTGGCCGCCGCCAGCTATGTCATCGCCACCGAACCCTTGAGCGAGGAACTGGCCCGGACGCTGATTCCCGACAATCGCGCTTTGTGCGATCAGCGGGTAGGGCTTGATTACTATCGGTTGTCGGCTGACCGACGGCTGTTGTTCGGGGGCGCGTGCCATTACTCGGGGCGCACCTTGCAGGACATCGCCGGTTACATGCGCCCGAAAATGCTGGACGTCTTCGCGCAACTGGCAGGCAAGCGGATCGATTTTCAGTGGAGCGGCATGATCGGCATCGGTGCCAACCGGCTGCCGCAGATCGGCCGCTTGCAGGCCCATCCCAACGTGTTTTATGCCCAGGCGTATGCCGGGCACGGGATCAACACCACGCATATGGCGGCGCGTCTGGTGGCGCAGGCCATCAGCCTTGAGCAGAGCACAGGTTTTGAACTGTTCGGGCGAGTGCCGCACATGACGTTCCCGGGCGGTAAGCACCTGCGTTCGCCCTTGCTGGCGCTGGGCATGCTCTGGTACCGGCTCAAGGAAATTGCCGGGCATTGA
- a CDS encoding Lrp/AsnC family transcriptional regulator, with product MTEQTLSAIDARILAALQQDGRTTNQTLADGIGMSASPCWRRVRQLEEHKVIQGYRAVLDRRKIGLGVLVFVRVTIDRHSEVEARKFEQEVMALEDVVACYSIGGDADFLLQVVSRDLDTFADFAMSVIRRLTGIKEMQSMFVLKEIKPFVAWPVKGPKA from the coding sequence ATGACCGAGCAGACGTTAAGCGCAATCGACGCCCGAATTCTCGCGGCCTTGCAGCAGGATGGGCGCACCACCAATCAGACCCTGGCCGATGGCATCGGCATGTCGGCTTCGCCTTGCTGGCGCCGGGTGCGCCAGCTTGAAGAGCACAAAGTGATTCAGGGCTACCGCGCGGTACTGGACCGCCGCAAGATCGGGCTGGGGGTGCTGGTGTTTGTGCGGGTCACCATTGATCGCCACAGCGAAGTCGAAGCCCGCAAGTTCGAGCAGGAAGTCATGGCCCTCGAAGACGTGGTGGCTTGCTACAGCATTGGTGGCGACGCGGACTTTCTGTTGCAAGTGGTCTCGCGTGACCTGGACACCTTTGCCGACTTTGCCATGTCGGTCATCCGGCGCCTGACGGGAATCAAAGAGATGCAGAGCATGTTCGTACTCAAGGAAATCAAGCCGTTCGTGGCCTGGCCGGTCAAAGGCCCAAAAGCGTGA
- a CDS encoding glutamine synthetase family protein: protein MKGNLDRLSHWLKENKITEVECLISDLSGIARGKISPTNKFLNEQGMRLPESVLLQTVTGDYVEDDIYYELLDAADIDMHCRPDQDAVFIVPWATEPTAQVIHDTYDKQGNAIELSPRNLLKKVLSLYTARGWKPIVAPEMEFYLTQRSPDPDYPLKPPVGRSGRQETGRQSYSIEATNEFDPLFEDMYDWSEAQGLDLDTLIHEEGTAQMEINFRHGAALSLADQIIIFKRTMREAALKHDVSATFMAKPMTGEPGSAMHVHQSVVDLETGVSVFSNPDGSMSELFMHHIGGLQKYIPETLPLFAPNVNSFRRFLPDTSAPVNVEWGEENRTVGLRVPDSDPQNRRVENRLAGADANPYLALAASLLCGYAGMVEGIEPSAPVVGRGYERRNLRLPLTLEAALECMEQSGMAKKYLGERFTKGFVAVKRVEHENYKQVISSWEREFLLFSV from the coding sequence ATGAAAGGCAATCTGGATCGACTCAGCCATTGGCTAAAAGAAAACAAAATCACCGAAGTTGAGTGCCTCATCTCTGATTTAAGTGGCATTGCCCGGGGCAAAATATCGCCGACCAACAAGTTCCTCAACGAGCAAGGCATGCGCCTGCCGGAGAGCGTCCTGTTGCAGACCGTTACCGGAGACTACGTCGAAGACGATATTTACTACGAGCTGCTGGACGCGGCCGATATCGACATGCATTGCCGCCCGGACCAGGACGCAGTGTTTATCGTGCCCTGGGCCACCGAGCCCACTGCCCAGGTGATTCACGACACCTATGACAAACAGGGCAACGCGATAGAGCTGTCGCCGCGCAACCTGCTGAAAAAGGTTCTGAGCCTCTATACCGCACGCGGCTGGAAACCGATCGTGGCGCCGGAAATGGAGTTCTACCTGACCCAGCGCAGCCCTGATCCGGACTATCCGTTGAAACCCCCGGTCGGCCGTTCGGGCCGCCAGGAGACCGGGCGCCAGTCTTATTCGATCGAGGCCACCAACGAATTCGATCCGCTGTTTGAAGACATGTATGACTGGAGCGAGGCCCAGGGGCTGGATCTGGACACGCTGATTCACGAAGAAGGCACAGCCCAGATGGAAATCAACTTCCGTCATGGTGCCGCCCTGTCCCTGGCCGACCAGATCATTATCTTCAAAAGAACCATGCGCGAAGCAGCGCTCAAGCATGACGTCAGCGCCACGTTCATGGCCAAGCCGATGACCGGCGAGCCGGGCAGCGCCATGCACGTCCACCAGAGCGTGGTTGATCTGGAGACCGGAGTCTCGGTGTTCTCCAATCCCGATGGCAGCATGAGCGAGCTGTTCATGCACCACATTGGAGGCCTGCAAAAATACATCCCCGAAACCCTGCCGCTGTTCGCCCCCAACGTGAATTCGTTTCGTCGATTCCTGCCCGATACCTCGGCCCCGGTGAACGTGGAGTGGGGCGAAGAAAACCGCACCGTCGGCCTGCGCGTGCCGGACTCCGACCCGCAGAACCGCCGGGTAGAGAACCGCTTGGCCGGCGCCGATGCCAATCCCTACCTGGCCCTGGCCGCCAGTTTGCTCTGCGGCTACGCGGGCATGGTCGAGGGTATCGAACCGAGCGCGCCTGTAGTCGGCCGCGGCTATGAACGGCGCAACCTGCGCCTGCCGCTGACTCTGGAGGCTGCGCTGGAATGCATGGAGCAGTCGGGCATGGCCAAAAAATATCTGGGTGAGCGTTTCACCAAGGGCTTTGTGGCGGTCAAGCGCGTCGAGCACGAGAACTACAAGCAGGTCATCAGCTCTTGGGAACGCGAGTTCCTGCTGTTTAGCGTGTAG
- a CDS encoding helix-turn-helix domain-containing protein, with protein MQIQSHDTADVDQQLVIAGWQEHYQQMSAGCFHGAVVHMELNGIEAYEERMNTRIEQHFHAPADSLVFSFDTRNGSLYLLNEDTQNTWITPENYQEVGVVIGPRYLNRLDNLNNMDGLFLTQLVSQQSQVFGRWLSRTLQQLASRHPPQVEEGLAQQLVDDCLYILDCPSQAPDRTRQRHLAHDRRLIQRVFDLVMACPQEHLDVLHLAKAVGVSVRQLQHSFTSFAGVSPSQWQRLRRLNFARRDLLRCTPGDTRVAEIAMRWSFWHLGRFSQSYRSLFGELPSQTLLRPR; from the coding sequence ATGCAGATTCAATCCCACGACACGGCGGATGTGGATCAGCAATTGGTCATTGCGGGCTGGCAGGAGCATTACCAGCAGATGTCTGCAGGCTGTTTCCATGGTGCAGTGGTGCACATGGAACTCAATGGCATTGAAGCCTATGAAGAGCGCATGAACACGCGCATCGAACAGCATTTTCACGCGCCTGCAGACTCCCTGGTGTTTAGTTTCGATACGCGTAACGGCTCGCTGTATCTGCTTAACGAAGACACACAAAACACCTGGATCACCCCCGAGAACTATCAGGAAGTCGGGGTCGTGATCGGCCCCCGGTATTTAAACCGGCTCGATAACCTGAACAACATGGACGGCCTGTTTCTGACGCAGTTGGTGTCCCAGCAAAGCCAGGTCTTTGGCCGTTGGTTGAGCCGTACATTGCAGCAACTGGCATCCCGGCACCCGCCCCAAGTGGAGGAAGGGCTGGCGCAGCAGCTGGTCGACGATTGCCTGTATATCCTCGACTGCCCCAGCCAGGCACCGGACCGCACCCGCCAGCGCCACCTTGCCCATGACCGGCGGCTGATTCAGCGGGTTTTTGATCTGGTCATGGCCTGCCCCCAGGAACACCTGGATGTGCTGCATCTGGCCAAGGCTGTCGGCGTTTCGGTACGCCAGTTGCAGCACAGCTTCACTTCTTTTGCCGGGGTTTCGCCCAGCCAGTGGCAACGCTTGCGACGGCTGAATTTCGCGCGCCGGGATTTGTTGCGTTGCACCCCGGGCGACACCCGGGTGGCTGAAATCGCCATGCGCTGGTCATTCTGGCACCTGGGGCGCTTCTCCCAGTCCTATCGCAGTCTGTTTGGCGAATTGCCCAGCCAGACTTTGCTGCGCCCCCGCTAA
- a CDS encoding polyamine ABC transporter substrate-binding protein gives MKRIALKLTFAALCGLAGQASAQDVVNIYNWTDYIAEDTLVNFEQQTGIKPVYDVFDSNETLEGKLLAGRTGYDVVVPSNHFLGRQIKAGVFQKLDKSQIPNWKNLDPALLARLQANDPGNEYAVPYLWGTNGIGYNVDKVKQVLGIDKIDSWSVLFEPENLKKLKSCGVAFMDSADEVMPAMLNYLGLNPRSLELKDYKVAEKKLEPLRPYISYFHSSKYVTDLANGDICIAFGYSGDVYQAIHRAQEAGNGVNVAYVVPKEGGNLWFDMLTIPADAKNPKQAHAFINYLLQPEVIAKVSEYVGYANANTRATALMGDEITHNPSIYPPESVQAKLYVSSELPPELMRWTTRSWNKFKSGR, from the coding sequence ATGAAACGTATCGCCCTGAAACTGACGTTCGCGGCACTCTGCGGCCTTGCCGGCCAGGCGTCGGCGCAAGACGTGGTTAATATCTATAACTGGACGGACTATATCGCCGAAGACACCCTGGTTAATTTTGAACAACAGACCGGGATCAAGCCGGTTTATGACGTGTTTGATTCCAACGAAACCCTGGAAGGCAAGTTGCTGGCCGGGCGCACCGGTTATGACGTGGTCGTGCCGAGCAACCACTTTCTGGGACGTCAGATCAAGGCCGGGGTATTCCAGAAACTCGACAAGTCACAGATTCCCAACTGGAAGAATCTTGACCCGGCCCTGTTGGCACGGCTGCAAGCCAACGACCCGGGCAATGAGTACGCAGTACCTTACCTGTGGGGCACCAATGGCATTGGCTACAACGTCGACAAGGTCAAGCAGGTTCTGGGCATCGACAAAATAGATTCCTGGAGCGTGTTGTTCGAGCCTGAAAACCTCAAGAAGCTCAAAAGCTGTGGCGTCGCTTTTATGGACTCGGCCGACGAAGTAATGCCAGCGATGCTCAACTATCTGGGGCTCAACCCCCGAAGCCTGGAACTCAAGGACTACAAGGTCGCCGAGAAAAAACTGGAGCCTCTGCGGCCTTACATCAGCTACTTCCATTCCTCCAAGTATGTGACCGACCTGGCCAACGGTGACATCTGTATTGCCTTTGGCTATTCCGGCGACGTGTATCAGGCCATCCATCGTGCGCAAGAGGCGGGCAACGGGGTGAACGTTGCCTACGTGGTGCCTAAAGAAGGCGGCAACCTGTGGTTCGACATGCTGACCATTCCGGCCGATGCCAAGAACCCCAAACAGGCCCATGCGTTTATCAATTACCTGCTGCAACCCGAGGTGATTGCCAAAGTCAGCGAGTACGTGGGGTATGCCAATGCCAACACCCGGGCCACGGCCCTGATGGGTGATGAAATCACCCACAACCCGTCGATCTATCCGCCCGAGTCAGTGCAGGCCAAGCTCTATGTGTCATCCGAGCTGCCACCTGAACTTATGCGCTGGACGACGCGCTCGTGGAACAAGTTCAAGTCCGGTCGTTAA
- a CDS encoding LysE family translocator, whose translation MLEFSQVLTYTAALAVAAAIPGPGMAALVARSVSGGALPGFSLLLGLILGDLIYLSFAVFGLSLVARHFDALFVLVRGCAALYLAYLAWQFWKAKPQPVTVGQPLNRQELFSAWLSGLTITLGNPKTIAFYLALLPLVINLQAVSLQVWGVMLVPLTIAVLFMVGGLFVLGAVRIRHVLASPRAQQGLFRGAAIIMLGAAAAMLVQAA comes from the coding sequence ATGCTTGAATTTTCTCAGGTACTCACTTACACCGCCGCCCTGGCTGTTGCCGCGGCTATCCCCGGGCCCGGCATGGCGGCACTGGTAGCCCGCAGTGTGAGCGGCGGGGCCTTGCCCGGCTTCAGTTTGCTGCTTGGGTTGATTCTGGGGGATTTGATTTATTTATCGTTCGCGGTGTTTGGCCTGAGCCTGGTCGCCCGGCACTTCGATGCCCTGTTTGTCCTGGTACGCGGCTGCGCTGCGCTGTATCTGGCTTATCTGGCCTGGCAGTTCTGGAAGGCAAAACCCCAGCCGGTCACGGTGGGCCAACCGCTGAACAGGCAGGAACTGTTCAGCGCCTGGCTCTCAGGCCTGACCATCACCCTGGGCAACCCGAAAACCATTGCCTTCTATCTGGCGCTACTGCCGCTGGTGATCAACCTGCAGGCGGTGTCCCTGCAAGTCTGGGGCGTCATGCTGGTGCCGCTGACCATTGCTGTTTTATTTATGGTCGGCGGCCTGTTTGTGCTCGGTGCGGTACGTATCCGCCATGTCCTCGCCAGCCCGCGGGCCCAACAAGGCCTGTTCAGAGGTGCAGCGATCATCATGCTCGGCGCCGCAGCGGCCATGCTGGTTCAGGCCGCCTGA
- the kdgD gene encoding 5-dehydro-4-deoxyglucarate dehydratase, whose amino-acid sequence MNPQELKSILSSGLLSFPITDFNAQGDFHREGYIKRLEWLAPYGASALFAAGGTGEFFSLAASEYSQVIKTAVDTCANSVPILAGVGGSTRQAIEYAQEAERLGAKGLLLLPHYLTEASQDGVAAHVEAVCKSVKIGVIVYNRNVCRLTAPLLERLAERCPNLIGYKDGLGDIELMVSIRRRLGDRFSYLGGLPTAEVYAAAYKALGVPVYSSAVFNFIPKTAMDFYHAIAREDHATVGKIIDDFFLPYLDIRNRKAGYAVSIVKAGATISGYTAGPVRTPLTDLLPEEYEALAALIDKQGPQ is encoded by the coding sequence ATGAATCCACAAGAACTGAAGTCCATCCTCTCTTCCGGCCTGCTGTCTTTTCCGATTACCGATTTCAATGCTCAGGGTGATTTCCACCGTGAGGGCTACATCAAGCGTCTGGAATGGCTGGCCCCGTATGGCGCTTCTGCCTTGTTCGCTGCAGGCGGCACCGGTGAGTTCTTCTCCCTGGCGGCCAGCGAATATTCCCAAGTGATCAAAACCGCTGTCGATACCTGTGCCAACAGTGTGCCGATCCTGGCCGGTGTCGGTGGCTCGACCCGCCAGGCCATCGAATACGCGCAAGAAGCTGAACGTCTGGGTGCCAAAGGTTTGCTGTTGCTGCCGCATTACCTGACTGAAGCCAGTCAGGACGGGGTTGCCGCCCACGTTGAAGCGGTGTGCAAGTCGGTCAAGATCGGAGTGATCGTTTACAACCGTAACGTTTGCCGCCTGACCGCGCCGCTGCTGGAACGACTGGCCGAGCGCTGCCCGAACCTGATCGGTTACAAGGACGGCCTGGGTGATATCGAGTTGATGGTTTCGATCCGCCGCCGTCTGGGCGACCGTTTCAGCTACCTCGGCGGTCTGCCAACCGCAGAAGTCTATGCCGCTGCCTACAAGGCGCTGGGCGTACCGGTTTACTCCTCGGCAGTGTTCAACTTCATCCCCAAGACTGCGATGGACTTCTACCACGCCATTGCCCGTGAAGATCACGCGACCGTGGGCAAGATCATTGATGACTTCTTCTTGCCGTACCTGGACATCCGCAACCGCAAGGCCGGTTATGCCGTAAGCATCGTCAAGGCAGGCGCCACTATTTCCGGTTACACCGCAGGTCCGGTGCGTACGCCACTGACCGATCTGTTGCCGGAAGAATACGAAGCCCTGGCGGCCTTGATCGACAAGCAAGGTCCGCAGTAA